Genomic window (Bacillus vallismortis):
TCTTAAGCTTAATTGCTTCATTTTGAAGTGAAGCCTTAACCATTCGAACGACAGTCAGTTTGTCTTTCTCACGGCTTTTCATATATAGCTTCATATCCTGGTTAAGACGCTCAAGAAGACTCATAAATCCACCCTCTTTTAGAATTTGCGTTTTCTAGCAGCTTCAGACTTTTTCTTGCGCTTTACGCTAGGTTTTTCATAAAATTCGCGCTTTCTTGCTTCTTGCAAAGTACCTGTCTTTGATACACTGCGTTTGAAGCGACGAAGAGCATCTTCAAGCGATTCGTTTTTTCTAACGACCGTTTTTGACATTCTCTTTCCCTCCCTCCGAATACACCAATCGACTACCTTTAAGTTACACATATAAACATGTACTTTGACATTATAATATAAGCCATCAGTCAGGTCAACTAAGTGAGTTCACTTTTCCGTCATGAGTACGACTGCCTGTCTATATAATGGTGGAAAGGGGTTGGTGAATAAGATGTTGATTCTGATCGGTTTTACTGCTCTTATATTATTCTTTCTCGCAGGCATGAACATGCTTCGAAAAGGCTTAATTTCAATGGCGTACTCAAAAATTGAAGAACGATTGCTATTTTTTACGGACCATCCGTTAAAAGCGTTCCTGATCAGTATTGTATTTACAGGGATTCTTCAGAGCAGTTCAGCCTTTATGGTCATTGTCATCGGTTTTGTAAGCGCGGGCGTCCTTCCTTTTAAACGGACAATACCGATGATTCTCGGAACAAATGTCGGATCTACCTTTACAACTGAATTTATCGCCATCAAAATGGATGTTTTGATTTGGATTCTTTTGATTGGCGGTTTATTGTTTTTTCTGACTGGCAGGTATCCCTTAAAACAGTTGGGAACAAGCCTCCTCGGACTCGGCATCATCTTTTTTTGCATCAGCGGGTTCAGCCACCTTGCAGGACCGCTTACAAAACTGAAAACGGGAGCCGACATTTTATACCACGTTAACGATTCAAACTGGTCCGCTTTGCTCATCGGTATGGTGCTAACTGCCATGATTCACTCAAGCTCCGTTTGTATCGGCATTTTGATGAGTTTTATGAATGAAGGCATTATCGGACTGACACAGGCGATGAGCGTCGTACTCGGGTCAAATATCGGGACCTGCATTACAGCTGTCATGGCTGCTGTATCCGGCGGATATGCGGCGAAACAGACAGCGTATGCCCATGTGGTGTTTAACATGCTGGGCGTGGCTCTCATATTTCCTTTTCTGGCGGCAGCGACCGGCTTTGTAGAACAGTTATCAGTTGACCCTGCACAAAGGATTGCGCATTTCAGTCTTTTATTTAATGTGGTGACAGCTTTTTTATTTCTTCCGCTTACAAACTTGTTTTACCGCTTGATTCACTTTCTTATCCCAGCAAAATAAAAAACCGGTACATTTAATGCACCGGTTTTTAGATTAAGAAGACAAACGCATGTGTTCAGTTATTTCGTCCTCAACAACACGGACGAATTGCCCTTCGTTGTAAGGATAGCCCGCTTTAAGGATTTTGACTTTCACGATTTTGCCGATCATCTCTTCCGTACCTTTGAAAACAACCTTCATATAGTTGTCTGTGTAACCGACAAACATGTTCTCTTCTTCTGTTTCTTTATACGCTTCCTCAGGGATAATCTCAAGAACTTCATTTTCATACTGATCTGCGTATTCCTTCGCAAGCTGGTCGGACAGAGAAATCAGGCGATGCACACGCTCATTTTTAACGTTTTCATCCACTTGGTTTTCCATTCGCGCAGCCGGTGTACCTGTGCGTTTACTGTAAGGGAAAACATGCAGCTCAGAGAATTTATGTTCTTTAATAAAGTTATAGGTTTCCATAAATTCTGCTTCTGTTTCGCCAGGGAAGCCTACAATGACATCAGAAGTTACAGCTAAGCCAGGCAATGCTTTTTTCAGTTTGCTTAAACGGTCTGCAAAAAATTCCATCGTATATTTACGTCTCATCCGTTTAAGCACAGTGTTTGATCCGGATTGGATAGGAATATGCAAATGATTCACTATTTTATCCGAGCGGTCTAAGACCTCGATCACTTCATCTGTGATTTGGCTGGCTTCGATTGAAGAAATTCTAATCCGTTTAACGCCTTCAACACGAGTGTCTAATTCTCTCAAGAGCTTAGCGAAGCTGTAATCTTTCATATCTTCGCCATAGCCGCCTGTATGAATACCGGTAAGAACAATTTCTTTATATCCGGCATCGACAAGCTGCTGCGCTTGTTTAATGACTTCTTCAGGATCGCGGGAGCGGAGCAGGCCGCGCGCCCACGGAATAATACAGAATGTGCAGAAATTATTGCAGCCTTCCTGTATTTTCAATGACGCTCTTGTCCGGTCCGTGAAAGCAGGCACATCAAGCTCCTCATACACTCTTGCTTTCATGATGTTGCTGACACCGTTAATCGGCTGGCGTTCTTCAGAGTATTGGTCGATGTAGCCGAGCATTTTTTCCCGGTCCTGCGTTCCAACTACAATATCGACACCAGGGATCGCCATGATCTCTGCAGGTGAGGTTTGCGCATAGCAGCCTGTGACACAGATGACACCGTCAGGATTTTGACGAATGGCACGTCTGATCACTTGGCGGCTTTTTTTATCTCCCGTATTGGTTACCGTACATGTATTAATGACATATACATCAGCTGTTTGTTCAAAGTCTCTTCTTTCGTAGCCCGCTTCTTTGAAAAGCTGCCAGATTGCTTCTGTTTCATAATGGTTGACTTTACAGCCAAGCGTATGGAAAGCAACAGTTGCCATTATTGATCACCTCTTAATAACTCTGTTTGATAAGAAATCGCACTCAACGCGTATAGCGGTGCGGTTTCTGTCCTTAAAATTCTCGGTCCAAGGCCGCCCGGCACACCGTCTTTCTCTGTGAGCCGTTCAACTTCCGCTTCTGTTAAACCGCCTTCAGGACCAAATACGATCAAAAGGGATGATCCTTTCGGAAGGCTGCTTACAATCGCGCTGAATGCGCTTATTTCTCCTTGCTTTGATGACTCCTCGTATGCAACGACACATTTATCGAAATCCTGCATCCTTTGAAGAAGCTGCTGAAAAGAATGGACATCCATCACTTGCGGCACTTCGTTACGGTACGATTGTTCAGCCGCTTCCTTCGCAATTTTCGTCCATCTTTCCCGCTTTTTCTTTGCCTTTTTGTCATCCAGCTTGACAACAGAACGAGCGGCTTGGAAAGGAATGAAGGCATGAGCTCCAAGCTCAGTCCCTTTTTGGATAATCCATTCAAGCTTATCTCCTTTCGGGAGGCCGCTTGCAATATAAACCTTTATCGGAAGCTCTCTGTTTTCATTCGTCCATTCTACCACAAGACAGGACACATGGTCCTTGGAAACAGATTGAAGTTCACACTTTGCCTCAAAGCCGTCCTGAGAGCAGCAGATGATCTGATCACCTTCATTCATTCTCATCACGTTCACAATATGATGAACATCTTCGCCGGTTATCGAAAAAGCCGGCGCTTCCTCCATTTGCTGCTTCGTGAGCTCGATAAAATATCGTTGCATACGCTGTGACACCTACTAACTGTTATTTTTTCGCAATAATGCTGACCCAATCTTCCATTGAAAGGATTTCTACAATGGTAAAGCCGGCTTGTTCCAGTGCTTCTTTTACTTCTTGTTTTTTATGAGCGATGATACCTGACGTAATAAAATGACCGTCTTCTTTTAACAGGCTGTACGCTTGTGAAGTAAAGCGAAGAATGACTTCAGCCAAAATGTTGGCAACAATCACATCATGTTCCCCTTCAAGTCCGTCTAACAAATTGTTTTGCTTCACTTGAGCAATATCGCTCACTTTGTTCAGCTTGAGATTGAGACGTGCACTTTCTACAGCTACGGGATCAAGATCGTAGGCATGAACCGATTCAGCCTCAAGCATTGCAGCCGCAATACTTAAAATTCCGGAACCTGTACCGACATCAATCACCTTATCACCCTTTTGCACAAAGCGTTCAAGCGCCTGAATACAGAGTACGGTTGTCGGGTGTGTGCCTGTGCCGAACGCCATTCCCGGGTCCATTTCAATAATCAGTTCATCCGTATGGACCGGCGTATATTCCTCCCACGTCGGAACAATTGTAAACTTTTCAGAAATTTTCACAGGATGATAATACTTCTTCCAGGCAGTCGCCCACTCTTCTTCATTCACTTCAGAAATCGTGATATGATTTCTGCCCAAATCAATATTATAAAGAAGCAAATTATTAATCGTTTCTTTAATGCCATCCACCGTTTCGCCAAGAAAGCTGTTGACCGGCAGGTATGCTTTGACAATGACACCCTCGTCTGGATAATCATTGGGGTCGAGCTGGTAGATTTCCCCGTACACATTCTCACGTTCTTTAATTAAATCAAGCGGGTCCTCTATCACAACCCCACTTGCACCAGCTTCATGCAATATATTTGAGATAGGTTCGACCGCTTCATGTGTTGTGTGAATGCTTAATTCGGACCATTTCAAAACTACCAACTCCTCATCCAATAATTAATCGCCTTTAAACGCGCGTTTTACCTTGTCGAAGAAACTCATTTCCTGTTCGTCAGGCAAGTTTCCGCTGACCTCGGCAAATTCGCGGATAATGTCTTTTTGTTTATCTGTCAGGTTTGTCGGCGTGACGACACGGACGACGATATGCTGGTCACCCTGTCCATAGCCTCTGACATTTTGAACGCCTTTGCCTCTTAATCTGAATTTTGTTCCTGTTTGTGTACCGGCTGGAATTTTTAACTTCACTTTTCCATGCAGCGTCGGAACTTCCACTTCATCTCCAAGAGCAGCCTGAGCGAACGTTAACGGCATTTCACAGTAAATATCATCGCCGTCACGCTCGAAGAACTCGTGAGCGCGCACGTGGAACACGACAAATAAATCCCCGGCAGGGCCGCCATTTACTCCTGGTTCACCCTGTCCCGAGAGACGAAGCTGCTGCCCGTCATCTACACCGGCTGGAATTGTGACGTTGATTTTTTTGCGTTTTTTGACTTTTCCTTTACCGCCGCAATCCGCACATTTATTTTTAATGAATTTGCCCGTACCTTCACAGTGGTGGCAAACCCGTCTGTTAACGACTTTTCCAAACGGCGTATTTTGCTCCACGTTTAATTGGCCGGAGCCTCCGCAGTGCGAGCACGTTTCCGGGTTTGTTCCAGGTTTCGCACCTGAACCTTTACACGTATCGCATGTTTCCTCACGCGGAATTTCGATGGACGTCTCTTTACCAAAAACGGCATCCTCAAACGACAAAGTCATCGTATACTGCAAATCGGCACCTTGGCGCGGGGCGTTTGGATCTCTTCGTCTTGTGCCTCCGCCGAAAATACTTGAGAAAATATCATCGAAACCAAAACCGCCGAAATCTCCGCCGCCAAAACCGCCGCCGCCGAAGCCTTGGTTAGGATCAGTATGGCCAAATTGATCGTAATGAGACCGTTTTTGATCATCAGACAGCGTTTCGTATGCTTCTTTTACCTCTTTAAATTTTTCATCTGATCCGGCTTCTTTGTTAATATCAGGATGATATTTTTTTGACAGCTTCCGATAAGCTTTTTTAATTTCATCCTTAGAAGCGCTCTTACTTACTCCCAGCACTTCATAGTAATCACGCTTACTCATCTCGCTTCACTCTCCCGAATTTATCACATAAATTAGATTGTATCATTTTGAATTATGATTTTTCAATTCCTTTTATCCCGGGCAAGAAAAAAAGTCAAAGCCAAGAGATGCCTGACTTTGACTTTCTAATCATTGAATCAGATTATGAAATGTGTTCTTTTCGGTCAGCCCCGGAAGCGGGACTGACTCGGAAAAGCACTTTATTTTTTGTTTTGGTCGTCGTTTACTTCTTCATATTCAGCGTCAACAACGTTGTCATCCGCTTTGCCTTCAGCATTTGCATCGCCTTGAGCTTGCTGTTGTTTGGCAGCTTCTTCATAAAGTTTCATAGAAAGCTCTTGAACGATTGTTTGAAGCTCATCTTTTTTCGCTTTGATCTCTTCAAACTCGTTTTTCTCAATCGCCGCTTTTAAAGCTTCTTTGGCATCATTGGCTTTTTTCACTTGGTCTTCATCCACTTTGCCTTCAAGATCTTTTAAAGTTTTCTCAGTTTGGAAAACAAGCTGATCTGCTTCGTTTCGGACTTCGATTTCTTCTTTTTTCTTCGCATCAGAGTCAGCATTTTCTTCAGCTTCTTTTACCATGCGTTCGATCTCATCATCAGAAAGACCTGAAGAAGATTTGATTGTAATGTTTTGCTCTTTTCCTGTGCCCAAGTCTTTTGCTCTTACGTTTACGATACCGTTTTTATCAATATCGAAAGAAACTTCGATTTGAGGCACGCCGCGCGGTGCTGGCGGGATATCAGTAAGCTGGAAGCGGCCGAGTGTTTTATTGTCGGCAGACATTGGTCGCTCACCCTGAAGAACATGGATATCAACAGCTGTTTGGTTATCAGCAGCAGTTGAGAACACTTGAGATTTGCTTGTCGGAATCGTCGTGTTGCGGTCGATCAATTTTGTGAACACGCCGCCCATTGTTTCGATACCTAGAGAAAGCGGTGTAACGTCAAGAAGAACTACGTCTTTTACGTCACCAGTGATAACGCCGCCCTGAATCGCAGCACCAAGCGCTACAACTTCATCTGGGTTTACGCCTTTATGCGCTTCTTTTCCAGTTTCTTTTTTGATTGCTTCTTGTACGGCAGGGATACGAGTTGATCCGCCGACAAGGATGATTTTGTCGATTTCGCTTGCAGAAAGTCCTGCATCTTGCAGCGCTTGACGGACAGGACCCATTGTACGCTCTACTAAATGGGAAGAAAGCTCTTCGAATTTAGCGCGGGTTAATGTCAGTTCAAGGTGAAGCGGTCCTGCTTCTCCAGCTGTGATAAACGGTAAAGAAATTTGCGTAGAAGATACGCCGGAAAGATCTTTTTTCGCTTTTTCAGCTGCGTCTTTCAAACGCTGAAGCGCCATTTTGTCTTTTGACAAATCAATGCCGTTTTCTTTTTTGAATTCAGACACAAGATGATCGATGATGACTTGGTCAAAATCGTCACCGCCGAGACGGTTGTCACCGGCAGTTGAACGAACTTCGAACACACCGTCGCCAAGCTCAAGGATTGAAACGTCGAAAGTACCGCCGCCAAGGTCGTATACCAGGATCGTTTGATCTTCATCTGTTTTATCAAGTCCGTATGCAAGCGCTGCTGCAGTCGGCTCATTGATGATACGTTCTACTTCAAGACCTGCAATTTTACCAGCGTCTTTTGTCGCTTGACGCTCAGCATCGTTAAAGTATGCAGGAACTGTGATCACTGCTTTTGATACTGTTTCGCCAAGATAGCTTTCAGCGTATGATTTAAGGTGTTGAAGGATGATAGCAGACACTTCTTGAGGAGTGTAATCTTTTCCTTCAATTTCAACTTTATAATCAGTACCCATATGGCGTTTAACAGACATGATTGTGTTAGGGTTTGTGATAGATTGGCGTTTAGCCACTTCCCCTACTTGGCGTTCACCGTTTTTGAATGCAACAACTGATGGCGTTGTGCGGTTTCCTTCAGCGTTAGCAATGACTTTAGGCTCGCCGCCTTCAAGCACTGCCACACATGAGTTTGTTGTTCCTAAGTCGATTCCGATAACTTTACTCACTTGAATAACCTCCTGCTATGTAATTATTGATTCACTTTGACCATGGAAGGGCGAATGACGCGATCCTTCAGCTTATAACCTTTTTGCATTTCTTCAACAACAATGTTGGAGCCGTAATTTTCATCTTCCGCCTGCATAACGGCTTGGTGCAGATTAGGATCAAATTCCTGCCCTACAGCTTCGATGGCTTCCACGCCTTCTTTTTTCAAGGCTTCTACGAGCTGACGGTGGACCATTTCCATTCCCTGAAGCAAACTTTTCGTCTGTTCATTGTCGGCTTCAACCTGCAGCGCTCTTTCAAAGCTGTCAAGAGCCGGCAGCAAATCAGCGACGATATTTTGAGAACGGTATTTTTGGGACGCTTCCATTTCTAAACGGCTGCGTCGTTTATAATTTTCAAAGTCTGCTTGAACACGCAAAAGTTTGTTTTCTTTTTCCTCAAGCAAACCTTGCAATTCGTTCATTTGATTTTGAAGAAGTTCGCTTTCATTTGTTTCTTTCTGCTGTTCTTCAGCAGCAGCTTGTTCCTCAATGACTTCTTGCTCTTCTATTTCGTTTTGTTCAATGGTTTGTTTTTCTTCTGACATTGTGTTCACCTCCCTCAAAGTGTAAGAAGAAGGGCGGGTGCTGCCCTTCGATAAAATTTGCCAAAATTCCCTTATTCATCATACAAACTTGTCAATGCTTTTGACAAGTCCGAAGTCACATGCTGAAGCAGACTGACAACCCTGGAATAATTCATGCGGGTCGGGCCGATGATCGCAATTGAGCCGATCTGCTTCTGATCAACAGAATAAGAAGCCGTAATCAGACTGCAGTTTTCCATCTCTTCATAGTCGTTTTCTTTCCCGATTTTAATCGAAATTCCCGTGTGCGGGGATTGAACCAGCTTTAAAACATCCTGTTCTTTTTCGATTAATGTGAGCAACGATCGCACTCTGGTGATATCATGGAACTCCGGCTGGTTCAGCATATTGATTTTTCCGCCAAAAAACAATTTTTCAACGTGGCTCGTAGAATGAAATGTTGAACGAAGCGCGTCAAGTATATTGTCATAGTTCTTAATGTGCTGTCTTAAATACATGACGACTTCCTTAAATATGTGCTCATTCAGTTCATCCATTGGAACGCCGCTTAAACGGCTGTTCAGTATATTCACCAGTTTTTCAATATCAGACAGATCCATTTTGGCTGGAAAATTAATCGTTTTGTTTTCCACGTGCCCTGTATTGGTAACAAGAATTGCTACCGCCTTATCAGGCTGAATCGGTATGATTTGAATCTGTTTAAGGTAATTCTCACTCAGCTTCGGCCCGAGCACGATGGATGTATAATTCGTTAAATCGGACAAAATTTGCGCTGATTTTTGAACTGTCTTTTCCAGCTCGAAAATTTTCTCTTTAAAGATCGAGTGGATTTGGTCCATGTCGCTTTTTGTCAATTTGACGGGTGACAGCAAATGGTCAACATAGTACCGGTACCCTTTTTCTGACGGAACACGTCCTGAGGATGAATGGGTTTTTTCTATGAAGCCCAATTCTTCCAAGTCAGCCATCTCGTTTCTTATTGTTGCAGAGCTAAATGTGATTTCATCTTTTTTCGAAAGAGTTCTTGACCCTACCGGCTGCGCCGATTTAATAAAATCATTTATAATGACCTGAAGGATCAGCAGCTGACGATTTGTTAACATCATCATCACCTCTGTTAGCACTCTCAATAAGTGAGTGCTAATTCTATAACAAAAGTATCAAACCACAAGAAAAATGTCAATTATAACTCACCCAAAAAAGCGCCAAAAACTTCATTACCTAATAATTTCCCCTGATGAGTCAAGTAAACGGCAGACTCCGAATGATGCATCAGCCCTTTTTCTACGAGGTCTGTTAATACGCTTGGGAACAGTTCATCAAGGGAACGGCCGTATTTTTCTGCAAATCGTTTTTTGCTGACTCCGGCTGTTTTTCTCAAGCCCAAAAACATTTCTTCTTCAATTTGCTCTTCTGTTGTCACTACATGAGTATCTCTGTATGGAAAGCCTTTTTCAGCTATCAGGTCAATGTAATGTTTGA
Coding sequences:
- the prmA gene encoding 50S ribosomal protein L11 methyltransferase, whose amino-acid sequence is MKWSELSIHTTHEAVEPISNILHEAGASGVVIEDPLDLIKERENVYGEIYQLDPNDYPDEGVIVKAYLPVNSFLGETVDGIKETINNLLLYNIDLGRNHITISEVNEEEWATAWKKYYHPVKISEKFTIVPTWEEYTPVHTDELIIEMDPGMAFGTGTHPTTVLCIQALERFVQKGDKVIDVGTGSGILSIAAAMLEAESVHAYDLDPVAVESARLNLKLNKVSDIAQVKQNNLLDGLEGEHDVIVANILAEVILRFTSQAYSLLKEDGHFITSGIIAHKKQEVKEALEQAGFTIVEILSMEDWVSIIAKK
- the mtaB gene encoding tRNA (N(6)-L-threonylcarbamoyladenosine(37)-C(2))-methylthiotransferase MtaB, with amino-acid sequence MATVAFHTLGCKVNHYETEAIWQLFKEAGYERRDFEQTADVYVINTCTVTNTGDKKSRQVIRRAIRQNPDGVICVTGCYAQTSPAEIMAIPGVDIVVGTQDREKMLGYIDQYSEERQPINGVSNIMKARVYEELDVPAFTDRTRASLKIQEGCNNFCTFCIIPWARGLLRSRDPEEVIKQAQQLVDAGYKEIVLTGIHTGGYGEDMKDYSFAKLLRELDTRVEGVKRIRISSIEASQITDEVIEVLDRSDKIVNHLHIPIQSGSNTVLKRMRRKYTMEFFADRLSKLKKALPGLAVTSDVIVGFPGETEAEFMETYNFIKEHKFSELHVFPYSKRTGTPAARMENQVDENVKNERVHRLISLSDQLAKEYADQYENEVLEIIPEEAYKETEEENMFVGYTDNYMKVVFKGTEEMIGKIVKVKILKAGYPYNEGQFVRVVEDEITEHMRLSS
- the dnaJ gene encoding molecular chaperone DnaJ, with translation MSKRDYYEVLGVSKSASKDEIKKAYRKLSKKYHPDINKEAGSDEKFKEVKEAYETLSDDQKRSHYDQFGHTDPNQGFGGGGFGGGDFGGFGFDDIFSSIFGGGTRRRDPNAPRQGADLQYTMTLSFEDAVFGKETSIEIPREETCDTCKGSGAKPGTNPETCSHCGGSGQLNVEQNTPFGKVVNRRVCHHCEGTGKFIKNKCADCGGKGKVKKRKKINVTIPAGVDDGQQLRLSGQGEPGVNGGPAGDLFVVFHVRAHEFFERDGDDIYCEMPLTFAQAALGDEVEVPTLHGKVKLKIPAGTQTGTKFRLRGKGVQNVRGYGQGDQHIVVRVVTPTNLTDKQKDIIREFAEVSGNLPDEQEMSFFDKVKRAFKGD
- the rpsU gene encoding 30S ribosomal protein S21 yields the protein MSKTVVRKNESLEDALRRFKRSVSKTGTLQEARKREFYEKPSVKRKKKSEAARKRKF
- the grpE gene encoding nucleotide exchange factor GrpE, which codes for MSEEKQTIEQNEIEEQEVIEEQAAAEEQQKETNESELLQNQMNELQGLLEEKENKLLRVQADFENYKRRSRLEMEASQKYRSQNIVADLLPALDSFERALQVEADNEQTKSLLQGMEMVHRQLVEALKKEGVEAIEAVGQEFDPNLHQAVMQAEDENYGSNIVVEEMQKGYKLKDRVIRPSMVKVNQ
- a CDS encoding Na/Pi symporter codes for the protein MLILIGFTALILFFLAGMNMLRKGLISMAYSKIEERLLFFTDHPLKAFLISIVFTGILQSSSAFMVIVIGFVSAGVLPFKRTIPMILGTNVGSTFTTEFIAIKMDVLIWILLIGGLLFFLTGRYPLKQLGTSLLGLGIIFFCISGFSHLAGPLTKLKTGADILYHVNDSNWSALLIGMVLTAMIHSSSVCIGILMSFMNEGIIGLTQAMSVVLGSNIGTCITAVMAAVSGGYAAKQTAYAHVVFNMLGVALIFPFLAAATGFVEQLSVDPAQRIAHFSLLFNVVTAFLFLPLTNLFYRLIHFLIPAK
- the hrcA gene encoding heat-inducible transcriptional repressor HrcA; protein product: MLTNRQLLILQVIINDFIKSAQPVGSRTLSKKDEITFSSATIRNEMADLEELGFIEKTHSSSGRVPSEKGYRYYVDHLLSPVKLTKSDMDQIHSIFKEKIFELEKTVQKSAQILSDLTNYTSIVLGPKLSENYLKQIQIIPIQPDKAVAILVTNTGHVENKTINFPAKMDLSDIEKLVNILNSRLSGVPMDELNEHIFKEVVMYLRQHIKNYDNILDALRSTFHSTSHVEKLFFGGKINMLNQPEFHDITRVRSLLTLIEKEQDVLKLVQSPHTGISIKIGKENDYEEMENCSLITASYSVDQKQIGSIAIIGPTRMNYSRVVSLLQHVTSDLSKALTSLYDE
- the dnaK gene encoding molecular chaperone DnaK — translated: MSKVIGIDLGTTNSCVAVLEGGEPKVIANAEGNRTTPSVVAFKNGERQVGEVAKRQSITNPNTIMSVKRHMGTDYKVEIEGKDYTPQEVSAIILQHLKSYAESYLGETVSKAVITVPAYFNDAERQATKDAGKIAGLEVERIINEPTAAALAYGLDKTDEDQTILVYDLGGGTFDVSILELGDGVFEVRSTAGDNRLGGDDFDQVIIDHLVSEFKKENGIDLSKDKMALQRLKDAAEKAKKDLSGVSSTQISLPFITAGEAGPLHLELTLTRAKFEELSSHLVERTMGPVRQALQDAGLSASEIDKIILVGGSTRIPAVQEAIKKETGKEAHKGVNPDEVVALGAAIQGGVITGDVKDVVLLDVTPLSLGIETMGGVFTKLIDRNTTIPTSKSQVFSTAADNQTAVDIHVLQGERPMSADNKTLGRFQLTDIPPAPRGVPQIEVSFDIDKNGIVNVRAKDLGTGKEQNITIKSSSGLSDDEIERMVKEAEENADSDAKKKEEIEVRNEADQLVFQTEKTLKDLEGKVDEDQVKKANDAKEALKAAIEKNEFEEIKAKKDELQTIVQELSMKLYEEAAKQQQAQGDANAEGKADDNVVDAEYEEVNDDQNKK
- a CDS encoding 16S rRNA (uracil(1498)-N(3))-methyltransferase — encoded protein: MQRYFIELTKQQMEEAPAFSITGEDVHHIVNVMRMNEGDQIICCSQDGFEAKCELQSVSKDHVSCLVVEWTNENRELPIKVYIASGLPKGDKLEWIIQKGTELGAHAFIPFQAARSVVKLDDKKAKKKRERWTKIAKEAAEQSYRNEVPQVMDVHSFQQLLQRMQDFDKCVVAYEESSKQGEISAFSAIVSSLPKGSSLLIVFGPEGGLTEAEVERLTEKDGVPGGLGPRILRTETAPLYALSAISYQTELLRGDQ